A window of Jannaschia sp. M317 contains these coding sequences:
- a CDS encoding aspartate carbamoyltransferase catalytic subunit produces the protein MFTQRHLLGIEPLHPVEITALLDRADHYAEATRRGEKHGDALAGLTQINMFFENSTRTQASFEIAGKRLGADVMNMAMQASSLKKGETLIDTALTLNAMRPDLIVVRHPHSGAVNLLAEKVNCAVLNAGDGRHEHPTQALLDALTIRRAKGRLHRLTVAICGDIAHSRVARSNMILLGKMENRVRLVGPPTLMPSEVAALGVEVTDNMQEGLRDADVVMMLRLQKERMDGAFIPSEREYYHRFGLDAAKLAAAKPDAIVMHPGPMNRGVEIDGTLADDINRSVIQEQVEMGVAVRMAAMDLLAANLRAAV, from the coding sequence ATGTTCACGCAACGCCACCTCCTCGGCATCGAGCCGCTGCACCCCGTCGAGATCACCGCCCTGCTCGACCGCGCCGACCATTATGCCGAGGCCACGCGCCGCGGCGAAAAACATGGCGATGCCCTGGCTGGGCTGACGCAGATCAACATGTTCTTCGAGAATTCCACCCGCACCCAGGCCAGCTTCGAGATTGCGGGCAAGCGGCTGGGCGCGGATGTGATGAACATGGCGATGCAGGCCTCCAGCCTGAAAAAGGGCGAGACGCTGATCGACACGGCGCTGACGCTGAACGCCATGCGCCCCGATCTGATCGTCGTGCGGCACCCGCATTCCGGTGCGGTCAACCTGCTGGCCGAAAAGGTCAACTGCGCGGTTCTGAACGCGGGCGACGGGCGGCACGAGCATCCGACCCAGGCCCTGCTGGACGCGCTGACGATCCGGCGCGCCAAGGGGCGTCTGCACCGGCTGACCGTGGCGATCTGCGGCGACATCGCCCATTCCCGCGTGGCGCGGTCGAACATGATCCTGCTGGGCAAGATGGAAAACCGCGTCCGCCTGGTCGGCCCGCCGACCCTGATGCCGTCCGAGGTCGCCGCCCTGGGCGTCGAGGTCACCGACAACATGCAAGAGGGGCTGCGCGACGCCGACGTGGTCATGATGCTGCGCCTGCAAAAGGAACGCATGGACGGCGCCTTCATCCCGTCGGAGCGGGAGTATTACCACCGCTTCGGCCTGGACGCGGCGAAACTGGCGGCGGCAAAGCCCGACGCCATCGTCATGCACCCCGGTCCCATGAACCGGGGGGTGGAGATCGACGGCACCCTGGCCGACGACATCAACCGGTCCGTCATCCAGGAGCAGGTGGAGATGGGCGTGGCCGTGCGCATGGCGGCGATGGACCTGCTGGCGGCGAACCTGCGCGCAGCGGTGTGA